From one Sparus aurata chromosome 16, fSpaAur1.1, whole genome shotgun sequence genomic stretch:
- the LOC115566032 gene encoding protein yippee-like 5 — translation MGRIFLDHIGGTRLFSCANCDTILTNRSELISTRFTGATGRAFLFNKVVNLQYSEVQDRVMLTGRHMVRDVSCKNCNSKLGWIYEFATEDSQRYKEGRVILERALVRESEGFEEHVPSDNS, via the exons ATGGGACGCATCTTCTTGGACCACATCGGCGGGACACGCCTCTTCTCCTGCGCCAACTGTGACACCATCCTGACCAACAGGTCCGAGCTCATCTCAACACGTTTCACGGGAGCCACGGGCAGAGCTTTCCTCTTCAACAAG GTGGTGAACCTCCAGTACAGCGAGGTGCAGGACAGAGTGATGCTCACCGGAAGACACATGGTGAGGGACGTCAGCTGCAAGAACTGCAACAGCAAGCTGGGCTGGATCTACGAGTTTGCTACTGAGGACAGTCAGCGGTACAAGGAGGGACGGGTCATCCTGGAGAGGGCGCTGGTTCGGGAGAGCGAGGGCTTCGAGGAGCACGTCCCCTCAGACAACTcatga